From one Nothobranchius furzeri strain GRZ-AD chromosome 2, NfurGRZ-RIMD1, whole genome shotgun sequence genomic stretch:
- the LOC107395563 gene encoding uncharacterized protein isoform X2 has translation MDTVVQKMAVVKEEDPEEQSVDVDQQNPEHLHIKEEEEELCTSLEREQLHLEQESVTVRFPFTAVSIKSEDDAGKPVLSQLHQQIEDRDVPTSSSADQMTAGTDVLVEVLYPRSELH, from the exons ATGGATACAG TTGTCCAAAAGATGGCGGTGGTTAAAGAGGAagatcctgaagaacagagtgttGATGTAGACCAGCAGAACCCAGagcacctccacataaaggaggaagaggaggaactcTGCACCAGTCTGGAGAGAGAGCAGCTCCATTTGGAACAGGAGTCTGTCACCGTCAGGTTTCCATTCACTgcagtttctataaagagtgaggatgatgcagGGAAACCTGTGttatcacagcttcatcagcaaatagaagacagagatgttccaaccagcagctcagctgaccagatgacagcaggAACAG ATGTCCTGGTGGAAGTCCTCTACCCTAGATCAGAGCTACATTAG
- the LOC107395563 gene encoding zinc finger protein OZF isoform X1: MDTVVQKMAVVKEEDPEEQSVDVDQQNPEHLHIKEEEEELCTSLEREQLHLEQESVTVRFPFTAVSIKSEDDAGKPVLSQLHQQIEDRDVPTSSSADQMTAGTGGEGETSRNSDLNPHEQTSDSDLSDFWPETGERDNDSIFSCPECGKQFVQKWSLQIHLRVMGHSEISSSDCLVNKKCDEVEQLVDSRRKLKSYRCDYCGKKCVSKSHLESHEIFHTGQKPFVCELCGQRFSQKPSLNKHMRAHSGQKPFACELCGQRFSERTYLTRHMNVHTEHKPFACGHCGKRFSRRSYLTSHVKVHTGHKPFACGHCGKRFYKRSYLKSHMSVHTGQKPFACELCGQRFSQKRILNTHMAVHTGQKPFVCGLCGQRFSQKSNLNRHMRVHTGNKELI, encoded by the exons ATGGATACAG TTGTCCAAAAGATGGCGGTGGTTAAAGAGGAagatcctgaagaacagagtgttGATGTAGACCAGCAGAACCCAGagcacctccacataaaggaggaagaggaggaactcTGCACCAGTCTGGAGAGAGAGCAGCTCCATTTGGAACAGGAGTCTGTCACCGTCAGGTTTCCATTCACTgcagtttctataaagagtgaggatgatgcagGGAAACCTGTGttatcacagcttcatcagcaaatagaagacagagatgttccaaccagcagctcagctgaccagatgacagcaggAACAGGTGGAGAAGGAGAAACTAGCAGGAATTCAGATCTAAACCCTCATGAACAGACATCTGACTCTGATCTGTCAGACTTCTGGCCCGAAACTGGAGAAAGAGACAATGACTCAATCTTTAGCTGCCCAGAATGTGGTAAACAATTTGTCCAAAAGTGGTCTCTCCAGATACATTTGAGGGTGATGGGTCATTCAGAAATAAGTTCTTCGGACTGTTTGGTTAATAAGAAATGTGATGAAGTGGAGCAACTTGTAGACTCACGCAGGAAACTGAAATCATATAGGTGTGATTACTGTGGAAAAAAATGTGTTTCAAAATCACATTTAGAGAGTCATGAGATTTtccacacaggacaaaaaccttttgtttgtgaactctgtggacaaagatttagtcaaaaaccaagtttaaacaaacacatgagagctcactcaggacagaaaccttttgcttgtgagctctgtggacaaagatttagcgaaAGGACATATTTAACTCGTCACATGAACGTCCACACAGAACATAAACCTTTTGCTTGTGGGCACTGCGGAAAAAGGTTTAGCAGGAGGTCATATTTAACCAGTCATGTAAAAGTTCACACAGGACATAAACCTTTTGCTTGCGGGCACTGTGGAAAAAGGTTTTACAAAAGGTCGTACTTAAaaagtcacatgagtgtccacacaggacagaagccttttgcttgtgagctttgtGGGCAAAGATTTAGTCAGAAGAgaattttaaacacacacatggcagtccacacaggacagaagccttttgtttgtggGCTTTGTGGacagagatttagccaaaagagcaatttaaacagacacatgagagtccacacaggaaatAAAGAACTCATTTAA